From Rutidosis leptorrhynchoides isolate AG116_Rl617_1_P2 chromosome 3, CSIRO_AGI_Rlap_v1, whole genome shotgun sequence, a single genomic window includes:
- the LOC139898634 gene encoding uncharacterized protein: MSYSRRSRYSPSPSPPHKRYDRSLSRSRSRSLSYDASDVENPGNNLYVTGLSPRITKRDLEKHFSSEGKVEDVHLVMDPRTRESRGFGFISMSNVKEADRCIKYLDGSVLEGRVITVEKARRRRGRTPTPGRYLGLTTVRGRRRSRTYSSTRSRSPCYSSERDRSRSRSYSPYYSRRRRRSYSRGRSYSSRSSSPDETRRSYTPDRYYRRSRYRSRSYTPEDGYYRRTRYRSRSYSPEDRYYRRTRYRSRSYSPEDRYYRRTRYRSRSYSPEDRYYRRSRYDSRDYSPDYRRSHKYYYRDYDYSPVYRSRRYRYVSRSVSSSPRRHYRGYSSSVSPVRSRRSISQRSRRSSRRSYSPSVSPVRSPSRSCLSRSGSVSRSQTPRSASLD; encoded by the exons ATGTCATACTCAAGGAGATCAAG GTATTCCCCCTCTCCTTCACCACCGCACAAACGTTACGACAGGTCTTTATCGAGGTCCAGATCAAGGAGTCT GAGCTATGATGCAAGTGATGTTGAAAACCCTGGAAATAATTTGTATGTGACAGGTTTATCGCCTCGTATTACTAAGAGGGACCTCGAGAAACATTTCTCATCAGAGGGAAAG GTGGAAGATGTTCACCTTGTGATGGATCCTCGGACTCGTGAATCTCGTGGATTTGGGTTTATATCAATGTCTAATGTTAAAGAAGCGGATAGATGCATCAAGTACTTAGATGGGTCGGTCCTCGAGGGCCGTGTCATCACAGTCGAGAAG GCCAGGAGACGCAGAGGCCGGACACCTACTCCAGGAAGGTATCTTGGACTGACGACTGTCCGTG GTCGTCGTAGATCTCGAACTTACTCTTCTACGAGGAGTCGTTCTCCATGCTACTCATCTGAAAGAGATAGGAGCAGAAGCAGATCATACTCTCCGTATTATAGTAGGCGGCGTCGTAGATCGTACTCTCGTGGAAGGTCATACTCCTCGCGTTCTAGCTCCCCAGATGAAACGCGCAGATCTTACACCCCAGATCGTTACTACAGGAGAAGCCGATACCGTTCTAGATCATACACCCCAGAAGACGGTTACTACAGGAGAACCCGATACCGTTCTAGATCATACAGCCCAGAAGACCGTTACTACAGGAGAACCCGATACCGTTCTAGATCATACAGCCCAGAAGACCGTTACTACAGGAGAACCCGATACCGTTCTAGATCATACAGCCCAGAAGACCGTTATTACAGGAGGAGCCGATACGACTCAAGGGACTATTCACCTGACTATAGACGATCACACAAGTACTACTACAGGGATTATGATTATTCACCTGTGTACAGGAGCAGGCGTTATAGATATGTTTCTCGTAGCGTTTCTTCTTCACCGAGGAGGCATTACAGGGGTTACTCTTCTAGCGTCTCCCCGGTTAGGTCAAGGAGAAGTATCTCGCAACGATCGCGAAGGAGCTCAAGGAGGAGTTACTCTCCAAGCGTATCCCCTGTTCGGTCTCCTTCAAGGAGCTGCTTAAGTAGGAGTGGAAGTGTCTCGAGGTCGCAGACTCCTAGGTCTGCATCGCTTGATTAA